Proteins found in one Clostridium kluyveri DSM 555 genomic segment:
- a CDS encoding ABC transporter permease, which yields MRGIIAILKRNLTNFIRDKMRLAFSIIMSVFFLFVFSFVMKSTAVGIVQPLNYLISGIIIMTVFQAALSNSTSIIEDMSMGFMKEIIVSPIKRWQISIGQVLSSTVIAFFQGLLVIVLGMFMGLNLSIFQFLQMCAVMLLVGITFSCIGLYLASLAKSSTTFQIMITVFTFPLTFLSGAYIPTTIMPKIIQPLVYINPLTYTTSIFRYITLDMKNLTLTALIKSGVAFNIHGFIIRPYAGLFIISIMCAVFFILSVIQFNKADFSNIKVFDPHAK from the coding sequence ATGAGAGGAATAATTGCTATTTTAAAAAGAAACCTAACTAATTTTATACGAGATAAAATGAGACTTGCATTTTCAATAATTATGTCTGTATTTTTTCTCTTTGTATTTTCCTTCGTTATGAAATCCACTGCAGTAGGTATTGTCCAGCCTCTTAACTACCTTATTTCTGGAATAATAATCATGACAGTTTTCCAGGCCGCATTGAGCAATTCTACCAGTATAATTGAAGATATGTCCATGGGTTTTATGAAAGAGATAATTGTCTCACCTATAAAAAGATGGCAAATATCCATAGGACAAGTTCTCTCCTCTACTGTAATTGCATTTTTTCAGGGTTTACTGGTTATAGTTCTGGGTATGTTTATGGGACTTAATTTGAGTATATTTCAATTTTTACAGATGTGTGCTGTCATGTTACTGGTTGGGATAACCTTTAGCTGCATTGGACTGTATCTGGCTTCCCTTGCAAAAAGCTCTACCACCTTTCAGATAATGATAACTGTATTTACTTTTCCTCTAACTTTTTTATCCGGTGCCTATATTCCAACTACTATTATGCCAAAAATAATTCAACCTTTGGTGTATATAAATCCACTTACCTATACTACTTCAATTTTCAGATATATTACACTTGATATGAAAAATTTAACCTTAACTGCATTGATAAAAAGTGGAGTGGCATTTAATATTCACGGTTTTATTATAAGACCGTACGCAGGGTTATTTATAATTTCCATCATGTGTGCTGTTTTTTTCATACTTTCAGTTATCCAGTTTAATAAAGCTGATTTTTCAAATATTAAGGTATTTGATCCCCATGCAAAATAA
- a CDS encoding DUF3137 domain-containing protein: MKTTEKPVVETDVHDNELSSNLQILRIKSLVGKTLFYSTIPCGFAILAYFSIQEVWAAAAATVALGFVVLFVSFNVWTSSSSKLKKMLGQNITKPILEGIFQVIDYLPESGISVDLIRSSNLIHHWDTYSGSDFLQGKYKGIDVLYSDIHLQEKIEETDEDGKTQTRYETRFKGQWLICDFHKELAAYLQIRENREHRIFKGYKKSKSDIQTDNPEFNEKFQILTSDGHTAFYVLTPHFMEHIISTDTLAKAQSFFCFGDGKVHIALHSGRDSFELKGIRINDLEKIRRDFRKELIHMTGIIDELLLNDELFKEV; encoded by the coding sequence ATGAAAACAACAGAAAAACCAGTAGTTGAAACAGATGTCCATGATAACGAACTTAGTTCCAATTTACAAATTCTTAGAATAAAGTCTCTAGTTGGCAAAACCCTGTTCTACTCAACCATTCCCTGTGGATTTGCAATTCTTGCATACTTTTCAATACAGGAGGTATGGGCAGCCGCGGCTGCAACAGTAGCCCTGGGGTTTGTGGTTCTTTTTGTAAGTTTTAATGTCTGGACATCCTCCTCGAGCAAGCTGAAGAAGATGTTAGGTCAAAATATCACTAAACCTATTTTGGAGGGGATTTTCCAGGTGATAGACTATTTACCTGAATCGGGAATTTCAGTAGATTTAATTCGCTCCTCCAATCTCATCCACCATTGGGACACATACAGTGGCAGCGACTTCCTACAAGGGAAATACAAAGGGATAGATGTTCTCTATTCTGATATTCATCTACAGGAAAAGATTGAAGAAACAGACGAAGACGGAAAAACACAAACACGTTATGAGACAAGATTCAAGGGCCAATGGCTTATCTGTGATTTTCATAAAGAGCTTGCCGCTTACTTGCAGATCAGAGAGAACCGTGAACACAGGATTTTCAAAGGGTACAAAAAGTCCAAATCGGATATACAAACCGACAATCCGGAGTTTAATGAGAAATTTCAGATTTTGACCTCAGATGGACATACTGCATTTTATGTGCTCACTCCTCACTTCATGGAGCACATCATATCCACAGACACCTTGGCAAAAGCACAATCTTTCTTTTGCTTTGGGGATGGCAAGGTACATATTGCTCTGCACAGCGGGCGGGATTCCTTTGAACTTAAAGGCATAAGAATAAATGACCTTGAGAAAATCCGCAGGGATTTCCGCAAGGAACTTATCCATATGACTGGAATCATTGACGAGCTTCTTCTCAATGATGAATTATTCAAGGAGGTATAA
- a CDS encoding MarR family winged helix-turn-helix transcriptional regulator, producing the protein MENNFNELYEKMSKLQWLLQRHHLLSHAQYGPMADPTRGQGRVLAILKLQEGISTKDLSYLLGIRQQSLNELLNKLEKKGYVVRVPSEEDKRIMLVMLTEKGKNEHQESGLNSESIFSCLSEEEQAAFGKYLDRIITVLESQLGAEVNDDEWDEWMCAARSRMGHEQVERLRSMRGGFFGSRFHDMWSRKLAHEPPNPNDHDPHGNWQNGFHFGEQRDKKPEDK; encoded by the coding sequence ATGGAAAATAATTTTAACGAACTCTATGAAAAGATGTCAAAACTCCAGTGGCTTTTGCAGCGCCACCATTTGTTGAGTCATGCACAATACGGTCCAATGGCCGATCCAACGCGCGGGCAGGGCAGGGTTCTAGCTATACTCAAGCTACAGGAGGGAATTAGTACCAAAGACCTTTCCTATCTGTTGGGTATTCGGCAGCAATCACTTAATGAGCTGCTAAACAAGCTGGAGAAGAAGGGCTACGTCGTCCGTGTTCCGTCTGAGGAGGATAAGCGTATCATGTTGGTAATGCTGACTGAGAAGGGTAAAAATGAACACCAGGAATCAGGTCTCAATTCTGAAAGTATTTTTAGCTGTCTCAGTGAAGAGGAACAGGCGGCATTCGGCAAATATCTGGACAGGATAATCACTGTGCTGGAGTCTCAACTTGGTGCTGAAGTGAACGATGACGAGTGGGATGAGTGGATGTGTGCTGCTCGTTCCCGTATGGGACATGAGCAAGTTGAACGCCTCAGGTCCATGCGCGGCGGATTTTTCGGTTCAAGATTCCATGATATGTGGTCCAGAAAATTGGCACATGAGCCACCTAACCCAAATGACCACGATCCACATGGTAACTGGCAGAACGGTTTTCACTTTGGTGAACAAAGGGATAAAAAGCCGGAGGATAAATAA
- a CDS encoding sensor histidine kinase, giving the protein MFIVIFNLILWFLIFRYFGGKTVAVIIAIIFGSIGVNQVLFSMNLENNVFKPINKLKKAYEENRKLLIANISHDLKTPITSIQGYIETMLEMRDLPQDKINKYYKIIYNNSVYMNKLIEDLFLFSKLDMQKLELNFEKVDVKNFMNDLMEEFKYDMEDRGIEFNYVDELKKDCYINIDCKRVNQIFRNIIGNVVKYSCNNVIKIEVRLYEMKDYLCAGI; this is encoded by the coding sequence ATGTTTATCGTAATTTTTAATTTAATACTATGGTTTCTTATATTCAGATATTTTGGAGGGAAAACAGTAGCAGTAATTATTGCCATAATTTTTGGTTCCATTGGAGTAAATCAAGTGTTATTCAGTATGAATTTAGAAAACAATGTATTCAAACCAATAAATAAGTTAAAAAAGGCCTATGAGGAAAATAGAAAGCTTCTTATTGCAAATATCTCTCACGATCTTAAAACTCCCATTACTTCAATTCAAGGTTATATTGAAACAATGTTAGAAATGAGGGACTTACCTCAGGATAAAATAAACAAATATTATAAAATAATATATAATAATTCTGTTTATATGAATAAACTCATCGAGGATCTTTTTTTGTTTTCAAAATTGGATATGCAAAAATTAGAATTGAATTTTGAAAAAGTAGATGTAAAAAACTTTATGAATGATCTAATGGAAGAATTTAAATATGATATGGAAGATAGGGGAATTGAATTTAATTATGTAGATGAATTGAAAAAAGATTGTTATATAAATATTGACTGTAAAAGAGTTAATCAGATATTTAGAAATATTATTGGAAATGTAGTAAAATACAGTTGTAATAATGTTATAAAGATAGAAGTTAGATTATATGAAATGAAAGATTATTTGTGTGCGGGCATCTGA
- a CDS encoding ABC transporter ATP-binding protein, with product MESIIQVKNFTKKYGSFTAVDNVSFEVERGSIFAFLGPNGAGKSTTINTLCTIIDKTSGELKINGREVSKEKSKVRNDIGIVFQECTLDIKLTIEKNIKLHYEFYNVPKPEIKGRVDFVLELVHYPKVLFLDEPTKGLDPQTRLNIMTIIDHGKIVAYDTPHNLKREYTSKLTKIKVSDNDSLIRYLKIKGIEYTLEKDIFKI from the coding sequence ATGGAAAGTATAATTCAAGTAAAAAATTTCACTAAAAAATATGGGAGTTTTACCGCAGTAGATAATGTTTCTTTTGAAGTAGAGAGGGGGAGTATTTTTGCATTTCTAGGTCCAAATGGTGCAGGTAAGAGCACAACTATAAATACCCTGTGTACTATAATAGATAAAACTTCAGGTGAACTTAAAATCAATGGTCGTGAAGTTTCAAAAGAAAAATCTAAAGTTAGAAATGACATAGGCATAGTATTTCAAGAGTGTACTTTAGACATCAAGCTGACTATTGAAAAAAATATAAAATTGCACTATGAATTCTATAATGTTCCAAAACCTGAAATTAAGGGAAGAGTTGATTTTGTACTGGAACTTGTACATTATCCCAAAGTACTTTTCTTGGACGAACCAACCAAAGGTCTTGATCCTCAGACTAGATTAAATATAATGACCATAATAGACCATGGAAAAATAGTAGCCTATGATACTCCTCACAATCTTAAAAGAGAATATACTTCAAAACTGACTAAAATAAAAGTTTCAGATAACGATTCACTTATAAGATACTTAAAAATTAAGGGCATTGAGTATACATTAGAAAAGGATATATTTAAAATATAA
- the hcp gene encoding hydroxylamine reductase — MGNSMFCYQCEQTFGGKGCTKSGVCGKTPEIANLQDLLIYQLKGISCYVKNLIDRGETIDKNIVTFLENSLFTTLTNVNFDSNSHVKLLKESQKIKESLRNKSPEGKYPDAATYNLSDTKEDMLKDSVKAGIMYDENLDADIRSLRSTILYGLKGISAYGHQARFIGYTSEQIDQFYFLALEATTNDNLTLQDMIRMTMRTGDMSVEVMKTLDKANTSRYKDPSIHKVNVNIKKGPFIIVSGHDLRDLEMLLKQTENKGINIYTHGEMLPAHGYPELKKYKHLVGNYGSAWQNQQKEFDGIPGCILMTTNCLMRPRETYKDRIFTTSVVGWDGVQHIDVNEDGTKDFSVIINKALELGGFKEDEKPKEILVGFGHKETLSHASEIVNAVKKGIIRHFFLIGGCDGARPGRNYYTSFAQMVPNDCIILTLACGKYRFNKLDFGTIEGLPRLLDVGQCNDAYSAVRIATALADAFDTDVNSLPLTIILSWYEQKAVADLLALLSLGVKGIYLGPSLPAFISPNILQYLVDTFDIRPISTPEEDLKSSLKQAN; from the coding sequence ATGGGAAATTCTATGTTTTGCTATCAATGTGAACAAACTTTTGGTGGAAAGGGATGCACAAAAAGTGGGGTTTGTGGTAAAACTCCGGAAATTGCAAATTTACAGGATTTATTGATATATCAATTGAAAGGTATATCCTGTTACGTAAAAAACCTAATTGACAGAGGAGAAACTATAGATAAAAATATAGTAACATTTTTGGAGAATTCTTTATTCACTACCCTTACAAATGTAAACTTTGATTCAAACTCTCATGTAAAATTATTAAAAGAATCACAGAAAATAAAAGAATCATTGAGAAATAAATCTCCAGAAGGAAAATATCCAGATGCAGCTACATATAATTTAAGTGACACAAAAGAGGATATGTTAAAAGATTCAGTTAAAGCTGGAATTATGTATGACGAAAATCTGGATGCTGATATCAGATCCCTGCGCTCTACCATATTGTATGGATTAAAAGGTATAAGTGCCTATGGCCATCAAGCAAGATTTATAGGATACACCAGTGAGCAGATAGATCAATTCTACTTCTTAGCATTAGAAGCCACCACCAACGATAATTTAACCCTGCAAGACATGATTCGCATGACAATGAGAACCGGTGATATGAGTGTAGAAGTTATGAAGACACTGGATAAGGCAAATACATCCAGATATAAAGATCCCTCTATCCATAAAGTTAATGTAAATATAAAAAAAGGCCCTTTTATAATTGTATCAGGACATGATTTAAGAGATTTAGAAATGCTTCTTAAGCAAACAGAAAACAAGGGAATCAATATTTATACCCACGGGGAGATGCTGCCTGCGCATGGATATCCAGAGCTAAAAAAATATAAACACCTGGTAGGTAACTATGGTTCAGCCTGGCAAAACCAACAGAAAGAATTTGACGGAATACCTGGTTGTATTTTAATGACTACCAATTGTTTAATGAGACCAAGAGAAACATATAAGGATAGAATATTTACCACCAGTGTTGTTGGGTGGGATGGTGTTCAGCACATAGATGTAAATGAAGACGGAACAAAAGACTTTAGTGTAATAATAAATAAGGCCTTAGAACTTGGAGGATTTAAAGAAGATGAAAAACCAAAAGAGATTTTAGTAGGATTTGGTCATAAAGAAACTCTATCCCATGCAAGTGAAATAGTAAACGCCGTAAAAAAAGGAATCATAAGACATTTCTTTTTAATAGGCGGTTGTGATGGGGCAAGACCTGGCAGAAACTACTATACCAGCTTTGCACAGATGGTACCTAATGACTGTATAATACTTACTTTAGCCTGTGGAAAATACAGATTTAATAAATTGGATTTTGGAACAATTGAGGGCCTTCCAAGATTACTTGATGTGGGTCAATGCAATGATGCTTATTCAGCAGTTAGAATAGCTACAGCACTTGCAGATGCTTTTGACACAGATGTAAATTCTCTTCCACTGACAATAATACTATCCTGGTATGAACAAAAAGCAGTAGCGGATTTATTGGCATTACTGTCCCTTGGGGTAAAAGGAATATATTTAGGACCAAGTTTGCCTGCATTTATATCCCCTAATATACTTCAATATCTAGTAGATACCTTTGATATAAGGCCAATCAGCACTCCTGAAGAGGACTTGAAAAGTTCTCTTAAACAAGCAAATTGA
- a CDS encoding MerR family transcriptional regulator, translated as MLYKVKKISELTGVTIKTLYYYHKIGLLKPCKISDAGYRLYGEKELERLQQILFYRELDFSLKDIKKTLENEPSRIMCLIKQQKLLFARRQRLDVLLETIDSSINLVKKGETMNKEEMFKGLNVDEWENALLEHNNYIKDNYGYEIPKIKYKNLENMNESAKEAQRFIEYLATALKSGWKASDKRLQKVLKDHIEFLNNHSMNINSKLFVKQARFFLEDDFHRDVLEKQQIGLSYYLYTIAEMYAELN; from the coding sequence ATGTTATACAAGGTTAAGAAAATTTCAGAACTTACAGGAGTTACAATAAAAACCTTATATTATTATCATAAAATAGGATTGCTAAAGCCGTGTAAAATAAGTGATGCAGGATATCGTCTTTATGGAGAAAAAGAACTTGAACGTCTTCAGCAAATATTATTTTATAGAGAACTTGATTTTTCCCTAAAAGATATTAAGAAAACACTTGAGAATGAACCAAGTCGTATAATGTGTTTAATTAAACAGCAAAAACTGCTTTTTGCGCGCAGGCAGAGATTGGATGTTTTATTGGAGACTATTGACAGTTCTATCAATCTAGTAAAGAAAGGAGAAACAATGAATAAAGAAGAAATGTTTAAAGGACTTAATGTAGATGAATGGGAAAATGCACTCTTAGAGCATAATAACTATATTAAAGATAACTATGGATATGAAATTCCTAAAATAAAATATAAAAATTTAGAAAATATGAATGAATCTGCAAAAGAAGCACAAAGATTTATAGAATATTTGGCAACTGCTCTAAAGAGTGGATGGAAGGCAAGTGATAAAAGACTTCAAAAGGTGTTAAAAGATCATATTGAATTTTTAAACAATCATAGTATGAATATAAATTCAAAATTATTTGTTAAACAGGCCAGATTTTTTCTAGAAGATGATTTTCACAGAGATGTTCTTGAAAAGCAGCAAATTGGACTTAGTTATTATCTTTATACAATAGCTGAAATGTATGCAGAGTTAAATTAG
- a CDS encoding LemA family protein codes for MDLLTSIILSVIILILIIVLITVIWWIMTSNNFKRTSIKTSEALSGIEVALTKRYDMLTKLLDVAKGYASHEKTLFMETITLRKGMSVSEINDADNQINAMASRINAVAEAYPELRSSDVFCELQAGIRDAEEHLQAARRLYNSIVTRYNTAMAVFPSSIVANSQKLAPVDFFKTEEWKKADVKIQF; via the coding sequence ATGGATCTTTTAACATCTATTATACTATCTGTTATTATTTTGATTTTAATCATAGTGCTTATCACTGTCATTTGGTGGATCATGACCAGCAACAATTTCAAGCGTACATCTATCAAAACTTCCGAAGCTCTGTCGGGCATTGAGGTGGCACTAACCAAACGATATGATATGCTTACAAAATTATTGGATGTAGCCAAAGGCTATGCATCTCATGAGAAGACCCTTTTTATGGAAACTATAACCCTGCGGAAAGGCATGTCGGTATCTGAAATAAATGATGCAGACAACCAAATTAACGCCATGGCTTCTCGCATCAACGCCGTAGCAGAGGCGTACCCTGAACTACGTTCCAGTGATGTGTTTTGTGAGCTTCAGGCAGGTATTCGTGATGCGGAGGAGCATTTGCAAGCAGCGCGGCGATTGTATAACAGTATCGTGACGCGATATAATACGGCAATGGCAGTATTTCCCTCAAGCATCGTGGCAAACTCCCAAAAGTTGGCACCAGTTGATTTCTTCAAAACTGAGGAATGGAAAAAGGCCGATGTAAAGATTCAATTTTAA